Proteins from one Cryptosporangium minutisporangium genomic window:
- the lgt gene encoding prolipoprotein diacylglyceryl transferase: MTLASLPSPTTSVWHVGPLPLRAYALCILAGVLIAVWVSDRRLRARGGPPGVIVDIAVWAVPFGIVGARIYHVITSPDHYFGTDGQPLDAFKIWEGGLGIWGSIAGGALGAWIACRRIGLPLRILGDVVAPGIVLAQAVGRLGNWFNNELYGRETTLPWGLRVHAMGADGRSVGELPGTYHPTFLYEALWCIGVAVLLIVAERKWRLGHGRVFALYVMGYTAGRAWIEHLRIDEAHELLGLRLNEWTAMVCFLGGLLWFVTHRGGPERLAVQEDGRLAVLDPDSGTAEDVRAKDVRAEDAESSDPDTPDDGPDGTTAEARTGADASAATRVASPEKAETDPKPERD, from the coding sequence GTGACCCTCGCTTCGCTCCCGAGCCCGACCACGAGCGTCTGGCACGTCGGGCCACTCCCGCTCCGTGCGTACGCGCTGTGCATTCTCGCCGGCGTCCTCATCGCGGTGTGGGTGTCCGATCGGCGGCTCCGGGCACGGGGCGGCCCGCCCGGGGTGATCGTCGACATCGCGGTCTGGGCGGTGCCGTTCGGCATCGTCGGCGCGCGGATCTACCACGTCATCACCTCGCCGGATCACTACTTCGGCACGGACGGCCAGCCGCTGGACGCGTTCAAGATCTGGGAGGGCGGCCTCGGTATCTGGGGCTCGATCGCCGGTGGCGCGCTCGGTGCCTGGATCGCCTGCCGCCGGATCGGGCTGCCGCTGCGCATCCTCGGCGACGTCGTGGCGCCGGGCATCGTCCTGGCCCAGGCGGTCGGCCGCTTGGGCAACTGGTTCAACAACGAGCTCTACGGGCGCGAGACGACGCTGCCGTGGGGGCTGCGCGTCCACGCGATGGGGGCGGACGGCCGCTCGGTCGGCGAGCTGCCCGGCACCTACCACCCGACGTTCCTCTACGAGGCGCTCTGGTGCATCGGGGTGGCGGTGCTGCTCATCGTCGCCGAGCGGAAGTGGCGGCTCGGGCACGGCCGGGTCTTCGCGCTCTACGTCATGGGGTACACGGCCGGCCGGGCCTGGATCGAACACCTGCGGATCGACGAAGCGCACGAGCTCCTCGGGCTACGGTTGAACGAGTGGACCGCGATGGTGTGCTTCCTCGGCGGGTTGCTCTGGTTCGTCACCCACCGCGGAGGGCCGGAGCGGCTGGCGGTGCAGGAGGACGGCCGGCTGGCGGTCCTCGACCCGGACTCCGGCACCGCCGAGGACGTCCGAGCGAAGGACGTCCGGGCCGAGGACGCCGAATCGTCGGACCCGGATACCCCGGACGACGGGCCGGACGGGACGACCGCGGAGGCGCGAACGGGCGCCGACGCTTCGGCGGCCACGCGCGTCGCGTCCCCCGAGAAGGCCGAAACCGACCCGAAACCTGAGCGGGACTGA
- a CDS encoding VanZ family protein: MTSVTRPKPEPAVGWASTPSTPSTSRAIDRLRTRVLAAPSTKSGSRWKTRTKPTPAEPTPPKTATPQRRPFLRIGPLLLLVVYLAIAAAITLGPGDPEAAAGAAASDNFTPFAEINRSLEDGSLRSLAQVLGNALLFVPFGLLVPLTFPRLRVLTAVLAAAAASACVELVQLTHIAGRMFDIDDVILNVGGAILGGLLVATWRGLTALVRWVRR; the protein is encoded by the coding sequence GTGACCAGCGTGACGCGCCCGAAGCCAGAGCCCGCCGTCGGCTGGGCCTCCACCCCCTCGACCCCCTCGACGAGCCGCGCGATCGACCGCTTGCGGACCCGGGTCCTCGCCGCGCCCTCGACCAAGTCCGGTAGTCGCTGGAAGACCCGGACGAAGCCCACCCCCGCCGAGCCCACGCCGCCGAAGACCGCGACTCCGCAGCGACGCCCGTTCCTGCGGATCGGACCGCTGCTGCTGCTCGTCGTCTACCTCGCGATCGCGGCCGCGATCACGCTCGGCCCCGGTGACCCCGAAGCCGCGGCCGGCGCCGCCGCCAGCGACAACTTCACGCCGTTCGCCGAGATCAACCGCTCGCTGGAGGACGGTTCGCTGCGCTCGCTGGCCCAGGTGCTCGGCAACGCGCTGCTGTTCGTTCCGTTCGGGTTGCTCGTCCCGCTCACGTTCCCGCGACTGCGCGTCCTCACCGCGGTGCTGGCGGCGGCGGCGGCGTCCGCGTGTGTCGAGTTGGTCCAGCTCACCCACATCGCCGGGCGAATGTTCGATATCGACGACGTGATCCTCAACGTGGGCGGTGCGATCCTCGGCGGTCTCCTGGTCGCGACGTGGCGTGGGCTGACGGCTCTGGTGCGGTGGGTCCGCCGCTGA
- the trpA gene encoding tryptophan synthase subunit alpha — protein MSVSEVFAKAKADGRGVLVGYLPVGFPDVPGSLDAMKAMVDAGVDVVEVGVPYSDPVMDGPTIQAAAEQALRGGVRVKDVFKAVEAVASAGAPALVMTYWNPVERYGVERFAADLANAGGAGLITPDLIPDEAEPWLTASEAHGLDRVFLVAPSSTTARIASTVAVCRGFVYATAVMGVTGARESTSAAAPTLVERVRAATDLPIGIGLGVSNGAQAAEVAGYADGVIVGSALVRCLLDADDRAAGLRAIAALSADLAAGVRRR, from the coding sequence ATGAGCGTCTCCGAGGTGTTCGCGAAGGCCAAGGCCGACGGCCGCGGTGTGCTGGTCGGTTATCTGCCGGTCGGGTTCCCCGACGTCCCGGGGTCGCTGGACGCGATGAAGGCGATGGTGGACGCCGGGGTCGACGTCGTCGAGGTCGGCGTGCCCTACTCCGACCCGGTGATGGACGGGCCGACGATCCAGGCCGCCGCCGAGCAGGCGCTGCGCGGCGGCGTCCGGGTGAAGGACGTCTTCAAGGCCGTCGAGGCGGTCGCGTCGGCGGGCGCACCGGCGCTGGTGATGACGTACTGGAACCCGGTCGAGCGATACGGGGTGGAGCGGTTCGCCGCGGATTTGGCGAACGCGGGTGGGGCCGGGCTGATCACGCCGGACCTGATCCCGGACGAGGCCGAGCCGTGGCTCACCGCGTCCGAGGCGCACGGACTCGACCGGGTGTTCCTGGTCGCGCCGTCGTCGACCACGGCACGGATCGCCTCGACGGTCGCGGTGTGCCGCGGGTTCGTCTACGCCACTGCCGTCATGGGGGTCACCGGGGCTCGGGAGTCGACGAGCGCGGCGGCGCCGACGCTGGTGGAGCGGGTCCGGGCGGCCACCGACCTACCGATCGGCATCGGGCTCGGCGTCTCGAACGGGGCGCAGGCCGCCGAGGTGGCCGGGTACGCCGACGGGGTGATCGTCGGGTCCGCTCTGGTGCGGTGCCTGCTCGACGCGGACGACCGCGCGGCCGGCCTCCGCGCGATCGCGGCCCTCTCCGCCGATCTGGCCGCCGGAGTGCGCCGCCGATAG
- the trpB gene encoding tryptophan synthase subunit beta, which yields MTVLPDKTGHFGPFGGRFVPEALIAALDELDAEYTKAQSDPEFRAELTRLLDDYAGRPSRLYDATRFSEVAGARILLKREDLNHTGAHKVNNVLGQALLTRRMGKKRIIAETGAGQHGVASATAAALFGLECTVYMGEVDTERQALNVARMELLGSTVVPVKSGSRTLKDAMNEAFRDWVTNVDTTHYLIGSVGGPHPFPVIVRDFQKIIGEEAREQTLALAGRLPTAVCACVGGGSNAIGIFHAFLPDADVKLFGFEAGGDGVDTGRHAATLTGGAPGVLHGARSYVLQDEDGQTIESHSISAGLDYPGVGPEHAYLHDSGRVNYQPVTDAEAMEAFRLLCRTEGIIPAIESSHALAGALRIAKDLGPDATILVNLSGRGDKDVATAGRWFGYLDEQDVESSEGR from the coding sequence ATGACCGTTCTGCCTGACAAAACTGGACACTTTGGCCCCTTCGGTGGTCGATTCGTCCCGGAAGCCCTGATTGCCGCCCTGGACGAGCTCGACGCCGAGTACACGAAGGCCCAGTCCGACCCGGAGTTCCGCGCCGAGCTGACCCGCCTGCTCGACGACTACGCCGGACGGCCCAGCCGGCTGTACGACGCGACTCGGTTCTCCGAGGTCGCCGGCGCCCGCATCCTGCTCAAGCGGGAAGACCTGAACCACACCGGCGCGCACAAGGTGAACAACGTCCTCGGCCAGGCGCTGCTCACCCGCCGGATGGGCAAGAAGCGCATCATCGCCGAGACCGGTGCCGGCCAGCACGGCGTCGCCTCGGCCACCGCGGCGGCGCTGTTCGGCCTCGAGTGCACCGTCTACATGGGCGAGGTCGACACCGAGCGCCAGGCGCTCAACGTCGCCCGGATGGAGTTGCTCGGCTCGACGGTCGTCCCGGTCAAATCCGGCAGCCGGACCCTCAAGGACGCGATGAACGAGGCGTTCCGCGACTGGGTCACGAACGTCGACACCACGCATTACCTCATCGGCTCGGTCGGGGGTCCGCACCCGTTCCCGGTGATCGTCCGCGATTTCCAGAAGATCATCGGTGAGGAGGCGCGCGAGCAGACGCTGGCGCTCGCGGGCCGGCTGCCCACCGCCGTCTGCGCGTGCGTCGGCGGCGGGTCGAACGCGATCGGCATCTTCCACGCCTTCCTTCCCGACGCCGACGTCAAGCTGTTCGGCTTCGAGGCCGGCGGCGACGGCGTCGACACCGGACGGCACGCGGCGACGCTGACCGGCGGCGCGCCGGGCGTCCTGCACGGTGCCCGCTCGTACGTCCTGCAGGACGAGGACGGCCAGACCATCGAGTCGCACTCGATCTCGGCCGGCCTGGACTACCCGGGCGTCGGGCCGGAGCACGCGTACCTGCACGACAGCGGCCGGGTGAACTACCAGCCGGTCACCGATGCCGAGGCGATGGAAGCGTTCCGCCTGCTCTGCCGCACCGAGGGCATCATCCCGGCGATCGAGAGCTCGCACGCGCTCGCCGGTGCGCTGCGGATCGCCAAGGACCTCGGCCCCGACGCGACGATCCTGGTGAACCTCTCCGGGCGCGGTGACAAGGACGTGGCCACCGCGGGTCGGTGGTTCGGATACCTGGACGAGCAGGACGTCGAGAGCAGCGAGGGCCGCTGA
- the trpC gene encoding indole-3-glycerol phosphate synthase TrpC — MTSALDEILVGVRADLADRESRVPFERVKELAAAARPARDAWAALRAPGVGVIAEVKRASPSRGAIADIPDPAALASDYEAGGARCISVLTEERRFGGSLADLDAVRAAVEVPVLRKDFIISTYQVHEARAHGADLVLLIVAALEQNVLMGLLERVESLGMTALVEVHTEQEADRALEAGARVIGVNARDLRTLDVDRSVFERIAPGLPSQVVKIAESGVRGPHDLISYAAAGADAVLVGEGLVTDRSPRQAVADLVTAGSHPATPRSPR; from the coding sequence ATGACGAGCGCGCTGGACGAGATTCTGGTCGGGGTCCGAGCCGACCTCGCCGACCGCGAGAGCCGCGTCCCGTTCGAACGGGTCAAGGAGCTTGCTGCCGCGGCCCGGCCGGCACGGGACGCCTGGGCGGCGTTGCGTGCGCCCGGCGTCGGCGTGATCGCGGAAGTGAAGCGAGCCTCGCCGTCCCGCGGTGCGATCGCTGACATTCCCGACCCCGCCGCACTGGCGAGTGACTACGAGGCCGGGGGAGCCCGGTGCATCAGCGTCCTCACCGAAGAGCGCCGCTTCGGCGGTTCGCTGGCAGACCTGGACGCGGTCCGCGCGGCCGTCGAGGTTCCGGTGCTGCGCAAAGACTTCATCATCTCGACGTATCAGGTGCACGAGGCCCGTGCGCACGGCGCCGACCTGGTGCTGCTGATCGTCGCCGCGCTGGAGCAGAACGTCCTGATGGGGCTGCTCGAGCGCGTCGAGTCGCTGGGCATGACCGCGCTGGTCGAGGTCCACACCGAGCAGGAGGCCGACCGCGCGCTGGAGGCCGGCGCCCGGGTGATCGGCGTCAACGCCCGTGATCTGCGGACGCTCGACGTCGACCGGTCGGTCTTCGAGCGGATCGCGCCCGGCCTGCCGTCGCAGGTCGTCAAGATCGCCGAGTCGGGGGTCCGCGGCCCGCACGACCTGATCTCGTACGCCGCGGCCGGGGCCGACGCGGTGCTGGTCGGCGAGGGCCTGGTCACCGACCGGAGCCCGCGTCAGGCCGTGGCCGACCTGGTGACCGCGGGATCGCACCCGGCTACCCCGCGCAGCCCTCGCTGA
- a CDS encoding Trp biosynthesis-associated membrane protein has translation MSGPDPADPSDPPAPSDPAGGRGAGAPRRGLTVAVLTAVAGGAAGYFATGRVWASATVERVAPLPPETVHTTGRDLVPWAAAAALVGAAGGLALLATRGRGRLAVAVLLGLAGIATAVGGVRGLTGDSTFGWPLLCVAGGALVLAAGVVALARGRGWAAMGARYDAPSPRAKAPAAVGPDAPPTALWDALDRGDDPTR, from the coding sequence ATGAGCGGTCCCGACCCCGCGGACCCGTCCGACCCACCGGCCCCGTCCGATCCGGCCGGTGGCCGGGGCGCGGGCGCGCCGCGGCGAGGGCTGACGGTCGCGGTGCTGACCGCGGTCGCCGGAGGGGCCGCCGGGTACTTCGCGACCGGCCGGGTGTGGGCGTCGGCCACCGTGGAACGCGTCGCACCGCTGCCGCCGGAGACCGTCCACACCACCGGGCGCGACCTCGTGCCGTGGGCGGCGGCCGCGGCGCTGGTGGGGGCCGCGGGCGGGCTGGCGCTGCTGGCCACCCGTGGCCGCGGCCGGCTCGCGGTCGCGGTCCTGCTGGGCCTCGCCGGGATCGCGACGGCCGTCGGTGGCGTGCGCGGTCTGACCGGCGACAGCACGTTCGGGTGGCCGCTGCTCTGCGTCGCCGGTGGGGCGCTCGTGCTCGCGGCCGGCGTCGTGGCGCTGGCCCGCGGACGCGGCTGGGCCGCGATGGGCGCGCGGTACGACGCCCCGTCCCCGCGGGCGAAAGCACCCGCCGCGGTCGGCCCGGATGCGCCACCCACCGCGCTGTGGGACGCCCTCGACCGCGGTGACGACCCCACCCGATGA
- a CDS encoding anthranilate synthase component I, translating to MTTGTDGTFSPDRDEFARLVRDRRVVPVTRRLLADGETPVGLYRKLAGGPGTFLLESAEHGGVWSRYSFVGVRSVATLTSRDGQAHWLGDPPPGLPVDGDPLAALGEVVQALASPVLPGLPTLTGGMVGYLAYDIVRRIEKLPSSGIDDLELPELGMMLATDLAALDHTDGSLLLIANAIVPAEASSDEVNEAYFRAVGRLESMTTALSRPTPHSVSTMNPVRVGQFRSRMPEGDYPKAVEIAKEAIRAGECFQIVPSQRFEVTTEADPLDVYRVLRATNPSPYMYLLRFDGFDIVGSSPEAHVKVADGRALLHPIAGTRWRGGTPEEDARLAAELIADPKERSEHVMLVDLGRNDLGRVCRPGTVDVVDFMEIERYSHVMHIVSTVVGEISAGRSAFDVLTATFPAGTLTGAPKVRAMEIIDSLEPTRRGLYGGTVGYLDFAGNLDMAIAIRTALMRDGTAYVQAGGGVVADSDPLAEERESQNKAAAVLSAIATAETLRAAR from the coding sequence GTGACTACTGGCACCGACGGCACGTTCAGCCCCGACCGCGACGAGTTCGCCCGCCTGGTCCGCGACCGGCGGGTGGTCCCGGTGACCCGACGCCTGCTCGCCGACGGCGAGACCCCGGTCGGGCTCTACCGCAAGTTGGCCGGTGGACCGGGCACGTTCCTGCTCGAGTCCGCCGAACACGGGGGCGTCTGGTCGCGCTACTCGTTCGTCGGGGTACGCAGCGTCGCGACGTTGACCAGCCGCGACGGCCAGGCGCACTGGCTCGGCGACCCGCCGCCGGGGCTTCCGGTCGACGGCGACCCGCTGGCCGCGCTGGGCGAGGTCGTGCAGGCGCTGGCGTCGCCGGTGCTTCCCGGCCTCCCGACGCTGACCGGTGGGATGGTCGGTTACCTGGCCTACGACATCGTCCGGCGGATCGAGAAGCTGCCGAGCAGCGGCATCGACGACCTGGAACTGCCCGAGCTGGGCATGATGCTCGCGACCGACCTCGCCGCGCTCGACCACACCGACGGCTCGCTGCTGCTGATCGCCAACGCGATCGTGCCCGCCGAGGCCTCGTCGGACGAGGTGAACGAGGCCTACTTCCGGGCGGTCGGCCGGTTGGAGTCGATGACGACCGCGCTGTCCCGGCCGACGCCGCACAGCGTCTCGACGATGAACCCGGTACGGGTCGGCCAGTTCCGCAGCCGGATGCCCGAGGGCGACTACCCGAAGGCCGTCGAGATCGCGAAGGAGGCGATCCGGGCCGGCGAGTGCTTCCAGATCGTCCCCAGCCAGCGGTTCGAGGTGACGACCGAGGCCGACCCGCTCGACGTCTACCGGGTGCTGCGCGCCACCAACCCCAGCCCGTACATGTACCTGCTGCGGTTCGACGGGTTCGACATCGTCGGCTCGTCGCCGGAGGCGCACGTCAAGGTCGCCGACGGCCGGGCGTTGCTGCACCCGATCGCCGGTACCCGCTGGCGGGGCGGCACGCCGGAGGAGGACGCCCGGTTGGCGGCCGAGCTGATCGCCGACCCGAAGGAGCGGTCCGAGCACGTCATGCTCGTCGACCTCGGACGCAACGACCTCGGCCGGGTCTGCCGGCCCGGCACCGTCGACGTGGTCGACTTCATGGAGATCGAGCGCTACAGCCACGTCATGCACATCGTGTCGACGGTGGTGGGGGAGATCTCCGCCGGACGTTCCGCGTTCGACGTGCTGACCGCGACGTTCCCCGCCGGGACGCTCACCGGGGCGCCGAAGGTGCGGGCGATGGAGATCATCGATTCGCTGGAGCCCACTCGGCGGGGTCTCTACGGCGGCACGGTCGGGTACCTCGACTTCGCGGGCAACCTCGACATGGCGATCGCGATTCGCACCGCGCTGATGCGCGACGGAACCGCGTACGTACAGGCCGGCGGCGGTGTGGTGGCCGACTCCGATCCGCTCGCCGAGGAGCGCGAGTCGCAGAACAAGGCGGCCGCGGTGCTGTCGGCGATCGCGACCGCCGAGACGCTCCGGGCCGCCCGATGA
- a CDS encoding PP2C family protein-serine/threonine phosphatase: MSDLGEGMFDGLLHDSHRCHPEDLIDLIAEHAAPVGLHDPALYLADLQQVNLVRVPRGRIRGPIRPDERLPVDTTSIGRVFRRNQVRTVGIEDGRCQMWLPLLDGSERLGVLRLTVDADARHRLDPVIARRARRLASLVALLVVSKRAYSDTLVELTRRDDMSLSAEMQWGLLPPLTFSTERIVVTGALEPAYQVAGDTFDYGVVDDGVHLALFDAAGHDLNSAVVVGLAAAAYRQGRRAGLGLVELGDAIDRAVEARFGPPELVTGVLAHFDAGSGRLQWVLRGHPPPVLIRDGKWVKTLWLKPGLPMGVGVLRPTELGSVQLEPGDRLLFYTDGVTEARDEDGAEFGLDRLVDFVIRRDADALPAPETLRRLIRTILDHQHGHLQDDATVLLVEWCR; this comes from the coding sequence GTGAGCGACCTCGGTGAGGGAATGTTCGACGGCCTGCTGCACGACTCCCACCGGTGCCATCCCGAGGACCTGATCGATCTGATCGCCGAGCACGCGGCACCGGTCGGGCTGCACGATCCAGCGCTCTACCTGGCCGACCTGCAGCAGGTGAACCTGGTGCGGGTGCCGCGCGGCCGGATTCGCGGCCCGATCCGGCCGGACGAACGGCTACCCGTCGACACGACGTCGATCGGGCGAGTCTTCCGGCGGAACCAGGTGCGTACCGTGGGAATCGAGGACGGCCGCTGCCAGATGTGGCTCCCGCTGCTGGACGGCAGTGAGCGCCTCGGGGTGTTACGGCTCACCGTGGACGCCGACGCACGGCACCGGCTCGATCCGGTGATCGCCCGCCGGGCCCGGCGGCTGGCGTCGCTGGTCGCGCTGCTGGTCGTCAGCAAACGCGCGTACAGCGACACGCTGGTCGAGCTGACCCGGCGGGACGACATGAGCCTCTCCGCCGAGATGCAGTGGGGCTTGCTGCCGCCGTTGACGTTCTCGACCGAGCGGATCGTGGTCACCGGGGCGCTGGAGCCGGCCTACCAGGTGGCCGGTGACACGTTCGACTACGGCGTCGTCGACGACGGCGTCCACCTGGCGTTGTTCGACGCGGCCGGGCACGACCTGAACTCGGCCGTCGTGGTCGGGCTGGCCGCGGCGGCGTACCGGCAGGGACGCCGGGCCGGCCTCGGGCTGGTGGAGCTGGGCGACGCGATCGACCGCGCCGTCGAGGCGCGGTTCGGGCCGCCGGAGCTGGTCACCGGCGTCCTGGCGCACTTCGACGCGGGCAGCGGACGGCTGCAGTGGGTGCTGCGCGGCCACCCGCCGCCCGTCCTGATCCGGGACGGCAAGTGGGTGAAGACGCTCTGGCTCAAGCCGGGGTTGCCGATGGGGGTCGGGGTCCTGCGGCCGACCGAACTCGGATCGGTGCAGCTGGAGCCCGGCGACCGGCTGCTCTTCTACACCGACGGCGTCACCGAGGCACGCGACGAAGACGGCGCCGAATTCGGCCTGGACCGGCTGGTCGACTTCGTGATCCGGCGGGACGCCGACGCGCTGCCCGCCCCGGAGACGCTGCGCCGCCTGATCCGGACGATCCTGGACCACCAGCACGGACACTTGCAGGACGACGCAACCGTGCTACTCGTCGAGTGGTGCCGCTAG
- the hisI gene encoding phosphoribosyl-AMP cyclohydrolase: MTAPARPSQLDPEIAAQLKRDADGLVTAVVQQHDTGEVLMVGWMDDEALHRTLTTGRATYWSRSRGEYWVKGETSGHRQWVRSVALDCDGDTLLVGVDQEGAACHTGDRTCFDAKVLLAAPLDE, translated from the coding sequence ATGACCGCACCTGCCCGTCCCTCGCAGCTCGACCCGGAGATCGCCGCGCAGCTCAAGCGCGACGCCGACGGCCTGGTGACGGCGGTGGTCCAGCAGCACGACACGGGCGAGGTGCTGATGGTCGGCTGGATGGACGACGAGGCGCTGCACCGCACCCTCACCACCGGTCGCGCCACCTACTGGTCGCGCAGCCGGGGTGAGTACTGGGTCAAGGGCGAGACCTCTGGGCACCGCCAGTGGGTGCGGTCGGTCGCGCTCGACTGCGACGGCGACACGCTGCTCGTCGGCGTCGACCAGGAGGGCGCGGCCTGCCACACCGGCGACCGCACCTGCTTCGACGCGAAGGTTCTGCTAGCGGCACCACTCGACGAGTAG
- a CDS encoding aldo/keto reductase — MKHRMLGRDGLEVSTLGLGCMGMSAFYGASDEAESVATLRRAIELGVTFWDTSDMYGFGANERLLATVLAEHRDAVQLATKFGITTDADGSRRVRNDPEWIRQAIDASLQRLGTDHVDLYYLHRRDPAVPIEEAVGAMASLVAEGKVRYLGLSEVNGETLRRAQAVHPIAAVQSEWSLWTRDLEDDVVPVARELGVGLVPYSPLGRGALTGAVTSLDQLAPDDFRRSNPRFADGNLDRNAVLVRAVADVAKEIGCTPAQAALAWLLAQGDDVVPIPGTRKVHRLGENAAAADLVLTPAQVEALSHAVPREAVAGQRYDARGMAGVNL, encoded by the coding sequence GTGAAGCACCGCATGCTCGGCCGGGACGGCCTGGAGGTCTCCACCCTCGGCCTCGGCTGCATGGGCATGAGCGCGTTCTACGGCGCGAGCGACGAGGCCGAATCGGTGGCGACTCTGCGCCGGGCGATCGAGCTCGGCGTGACGTTCTGGGACACCAGCGACATGTACGGCTTCGGCGCCAACGAACGCCTGCTGGCGACCGTGCTCGCCGAGCACCGCGACGCCGTGCAGCTCGCCACCAAGTTCGGGATCACCACGGATGCCGACGGCAGCCGCCGGGTCCGGAACGATCCGGAGTGGATCCGCCAGGCGATCGACGCGTCGCTGCAGCGGCTCGGCACCGACCACGTCGACCTGTACTACCTGCACCGACGCGACCCGGCCGTGCCGATCGAGGAGGCCGTCGGCGCGATGGCTTCGCTGGTGGCCGAGGGCAAGGTGCGGTACCTGGGGCTGTCCGAAGTGAACGGCGAGACGCTGCGCAGGGCACAGGCCGTGCACCCGATCGCGGCCGTCCAGAGCGAGTGGTCGCTCTGGACCCGCGATCTGGAGGACGACGTCGTCCCGGTCGCCCGCGAGCTCGGCGTCGGACTCGTGCCGTACTCGCCGCTCGGGCGTGGTGCGCTGACCGGAGCGGTCACCTCGCTCGACCAGCTCGCGCCGGACGACTTCCGTCGCAGCAACCCGCGGTTCGCGGACGGCAACCTCGACCGGAACGCCGTGCTGGTGCGGGCCGTCGCCGACGTGGCGAAGGAGATCGGCTGCACACCCGCCCAGGCGGCACTGGCGTGGCTACTCGCGCAGGGTGACGACGTGGTGCCCATCCCCGGCACCCGCAAGGTGCACCGGCTGGGGGAGAACGCGGCGGCGGCCGATCTGGTGCTGACGCCCGCGCAGGTCGAGGCCCTCTCCCACGCTGTTCCGCGAGAGGCTGTGGCCGGCCAGCGCTACGACGCGCGCGGGATGGCCGGAGTGAATCTTTAG
- a CDS encoding MerR family transcriptional regulator: protein MTPGLTVREAADKTGLTGHTLRYYERVGLIWDVPRDAAGHRRYTAKQVEWLLLLTRLRATGLPIAGMLRYAELVRSGRGEEDRLDLLQNHRIEVAARLAELTADLALIDRKIETYQRRLAAAAPHEEESA from the coding sequence ATGACGCCAGGGCTCACCGTGCGGGAGGCCGCCGACAAGACCGGGCTGACCGGGCACACGCTGCGGTACTACGAACGGGTCGGTCTGATCTGGGACGTGCCGCGGGATGCCGCCGGGCATCGCCGGTACACCGCGAAGCAAGTCGAGTGGCTGCTCCTGCTGACCCGCCTGCGGGCCACCGGGCTGCCGATCGCCGGAATGCTGCGCTACGCGGAGTTGGTGCGGTCCGGGCGGGGCGAGGAGGACCGGCTGGACCTGCTCCAGAACCACCGGATCGAGGTCGCCGCCCGGCTCGCCGAGCTCACCGCCGACCTGGCGCTCATCGACCGCAAGATCGAGACGTATCAGCGGCGGCTGGCCGCCGCCGCACCTCATGAGGAGGAATCAGCGTGA